One segment of Anomalospiza imberbis isolate Cuckoo-Finch-1a 21T00152 chromosome 2, ASM3175350v1, whole genome shotgun sequence DNA contains the following:
- the TMEM182 gene encoding transmembrane protein 182, whose translation MKLSVGIFFGGFFAALGVLLFLVAFGTDYWLLATEIGTCSEAPEGARGEKATFHHEGFFWRCWFNGNVGDNNSSMWKFWYTNQSPSKNCTHAYLSPFPLLRDEHNSTSYDSAIIYRGFWTVLMLLGVLTIVAASFLIICAAPFASHILYKAGGGFFIIAGVLFSLVVVMYVIWVQAMADLENYTNMKKMDCPDFAVYVRYGWSFMLAPIGVFFALLAGMLFLLVGRAIYLHSD comes from the exons ATGAAACTGAGTGTGGGGATATTTTTTGGAGGCTTCTTTGCAGCTCTgggggttttgctttttttggtgGCATTTGGAACTGATTATTGGCTTCTTGCTACAGAAATAGGAACTTGTTCAGAAGCACCTGAAGGTGCTAGG GGAGAGAAGGCCACTTTCCATCATGAAGGTTTCTTCTGGAGATGTTGGTTTAATGGAAATGTAGGAGATAATAATAGCAGCATGTGGAAATTTTGGTATA cCAACCAGTCACCTTCTAAGAATTGTACGCATGCTTACCTGTCCCCATTTCCTCTTCTCCGAGATGAACACAACTCCACCTCCTATGACTCTGCAATCA TTTATCGAGGTTTCTGGACAGTTCTTATGCTCCTGGGAGTGCTCACCATTGTGGCAGCTAGTTTCCTCATCATCTGTGCAGCTCCTTTTGCCAGTCACATTCTATACAAAGCAGGAGGAGGCTTTTTCATCATTGCTG GTGTCTTGTTTTCGCTGGTAGTCGTGATGTATGTCATCTGGGTCCAGGCCATGGCTGATCTGGAAAACTACAccaacatgaaaaaaatggaTTGTCCAGACTTTGCTGTTTATGTACGTTATGGCTGGTCGTTTATGTTGGCTCCTATAGGagtattttttgctttattagCAGGAATGCTGTTCTTGTTGGTAGGGCGTGCCATTTATTTACACTCAGACTAG